Proteins encoded by one window of Babylonia areolata isolate BAREFJ2019XMU chromosome 8, ASM4173473v1, whole genome shotgun sequence:
- the LOC143284510 gene encoding B-cell receptor-associated protein 31-like, whose amino-acid sequence MTLQWTFVAGCLYTEIFIILLLLLPFISPSRWQTIFRSRILESLKGYANIYFNIFIAILLMLFFESIREVRKYSEPIDVEDLKHHPEAETLYHMKLFRAQRNMYIAGFALFLWFVLRRLVMLIASEATLLAESTAARRQAESATAAAQQLLDEKDNSKNVSKEDTKEKSDKAESRDAVALEKTQAQLEQTKEDLYHAKLEFESMKKQAESVTKEYDRLMEEHTKLQKKLAVLEGAGEGSEAKKDN is encoded by the exons ATGACTCTGCAATGGACATTTGTTGCTGGCTGCTTGTATACAGAGATCTTCATCATTTTGCTTCTCTTGCTTCCCTTCATTTCTCCCTCCAG ATGGCAGACAATATTCCGATCCAGGATCTTGGAAAGCCTGAAGGGTTATGCCAACATATATTTCAACATATTTATTGCCATtctgctgatgttgttttttg AATCTATCCGCGAGGTGCGCAAATACTCTGAGCCCATTGACGTGGAAGACCTGAAGCATCACCCTGAAGCAGAGACCTTGTACCACATGAAGCTGTTCCGTGCTCAGCGCAACATGTACATTGCCGGCTTTGCCCTCTTTCTGTGGTT tgtccTGCGTCGACTGGTGATGTTGATTGCATCGGAAGCTACCCTGCTGGCTGAGAGCACTGCTGCACGGCGCCAGGCAGAGAGTGCCACAGCGGCTGCTCAGCAACTGCTGGATGAAAAGGATAATTCAAAGAATGTT AGCAAGGAGGACACCAAAGAGAAAAGCGACAAGGCGGAGAGCAGGGATGCTGTGGCCCTGGAAAAGACACAGGCGCAGCTGGAGCAGACTAAAGAGG ACCTGTATCATGCCAAGTTGGAATTTGAATCCATGAAGAAGCAAGCAGAGTCTGTGACCAAGGAGTATGACAGACTTATGGAAGAACACACCAAACTGCAG AAGAAGCTGGCGGTGCTGGAAGGAGCAGGAGAGGGTTCTGAGGCCAAGAAAGACAACTGA